The genomic DNA GCAGCCCAGTGCGGTTTGGCGTGCGCGCGCGCTGCGCGACGCCAGCTTGTTCTTGCAGCTGCGTCGCACGGTGCGATCTGTCCGCCAACAGCTGCAGCGCGGCGTCCGCCGGTGCGCGCGGCGATCGGTCGGCAAACTGGCCAGGCGCCGTGCCGTCGTTGCGGTCCCGGCCGACATCCTGCGTGTCTGCCAATGCATGGATGTTCATGCTGACTCCTTTGGAAATGCCGCCAGTGCCAACGCGCCCTCACGGCACCTTGCGCCGCGACTTGTTGAAGTAGTACCGCGCCACCAGCGCGGCCAGTACCAGGCCACCGGTGCCGTACAGCGCCAGCAGCACGTGGGCGTACGGTTCCAGTACCGGATCGCTCAACACCAGGGCGAACAGTGCCAACAGCGGCAGCGCCATCACCCCGACCATGGCGCTGAGGTATAGCAGGTTGTTGTCGAGCCGTTCGTTGCAGCCGCGGCAGCGCAAGTACAGTACGCCCACCACCAGCGCGAACGCCAACGCCCCCCACGCAAGCCAGCGCAGCCACAAACGGTGCGGGCACAGGAAGGACATCGCGTGATCCCATGCGGTGGGCGGTTCGCGGTTGGGCTGGTAATACCAGGTCAGCAAGCTGTTGACGACCGAGGTCTCGCCGTCGACTTCCGCGCCGGCGGCGAAGGCCAGCGGCCAAAAGCCGATACCACGGAAGTTCTGCGACGCGTAGACGATATCGTCGGCCAACTGCTGCCTGCTGAAGCCATCGAATTCCACGATCGGCAACAAGGTGCGCATCAGCCGCAGGCTTTCGGTGCCGCGCAGCTCCTTGCGGATGCCCCCGCGCAGGTTTTCCTTGGTCTGCCGCGTCGGCTCGGGCAGCAGCACCATGATCGGCATGTCGTTGGCGCGCTTGTCCTTGCTGTTGGCGAACGGCACGTCAGCCGCTATCGTATTGGTACGCTGCAGCAGTTTCACCAGATTGCCGTGCTTGAAGGGATCGCGTTGCCCCACGTCGTCGTAGTCGACCAGCAGCGCCAGCTTGCGCGCCGGCCGCATCTTGCCCAGCCGATCGGACAGCTGCACGACGAAGCTGTTGTACATCTCCGTGGCCTCCGGCGGCAGCGCGCGAAGATACAGCACGATGCCGTCGCCCCCGGTCGCGCCGCGGTCGGTACCCAGCGATGCCATCCGTATGACACCCTGACCGCCGTCGGCGGGTGCCAGCCTGAGCTTGTACTCGATGGCGTCGGCCAGCCGGTCGAAGAAGTTCTGTCGCTGCGCCGGCGTGGCCTGTGACCAGGAACTCCAGTCGCTGCGCGCGACGACCCAGTCGATGCCGACGCGGTGCCGGTGCGCCTCGCGCATCAGTCCGCCGATCCGATCCGTCACGCTGTCGGCGCGCATGCCGGGCGGCGCGCGCAGCGTCCCGTCCGGTTCGGCCGTCAGGCCATACAGGCCGATCCGCGTCAACGCGCCAAAGTCGATCTGGCGCTCACCGGCGGGCGTCCACAGCGGCAAGAAGCCGTAGATGACACCCTCTTTCGCCGGCCGCCCGCAATGGCAGTTCGAGACCGCCCAGCTCGACGTACGAGGCGGCTCACGCGGCACGACGTTATCCGTCTCCAGCACCATCTTCAGGTCCAGGCTGGCGGCCAGCTCGATGTACAGGGTGGAAGCAAGGGAATCGGCCTCGACCTGCTGCGACGGGTCGCAGCCCCCCTTCATCCCGCGCAGCGCACGCAAGCGGTCGAACACCTGGGACCGGTCGGCGCGCAGCGCCGCCAATGCCTCGAATTGCGGATCGGTCAGGACGCGGGCGAACGCATAGTCCAGCTCGGCGCATGCATTGAGCGCGCGCTTGACGGCATGTTCGAGCGCGTAGTCGAACAGCTCCTTGTTGGGGTACTGGACATGGGCGATACCGGAAAACAGGTTGACCAGGGCCGGCTCCAGCGCCGCGTTTGCGGCAAGGTCGCCGGCCAGCGTGGCCGGGATACGGTAGCGCGAGAAACGCGCGGCGCGCACGATCTCGCGCTGGCGCTGCGCGATCGCGGCCGGATCGTCGCTGGCGTCGGCCACCACCGTCAGCGCGTCGATGAAGGCCTGCCCGCTGTCGAACTCGACGCCACCCATCTGCTCGTGCAGGGCCCGCACCAGCGGCTCGGCCAGCCCGCCCTTGCGCAGCTGGACCAGCATTTCCGGTTTGATCATGTAGACGTCGACGCGGGCATGGCGCTTGACCAGGTCGATGGTGGCGTCGTTGACGACCAGGCCGGCAAGCGCTTCCCTGACGTCATCCATGAACCACTGCTCGTCGGCGGGCGGACGTCCGACCAGTGCCTTCAGGCGCGCCGCGAGCTCCGACAGGTCGGTCATGGCGGCCGGCCTGGCCGGGTCGTAGGCGTAGGTGAGCTCCAGCCGCTTCGCCAGCGTGCGCGCCTTGCCCTGCACGGGTCGCCGGGCCTGCAGGTATTGCTCGATCAGCGCGTTAACCTGCGCGGCCGCGCCGGAACGGCGGATCTTCAAGTTGCGGATGCGCTGCGGCGAGGGCTGTTCGTTGATCCAGGCCTCGAAGTCCGCGCTGAACAGCACCTTCTGCCAGTCGGGATGGGCGCGCGCGATGGCCGCCACCTGCTCCAGCGAGGCCACCACTTCCTGTTCGAACTGGGGATCGCTGGCGACGATGCCGTAGTCGGCGCAGAAGCGCCCCAGCCATTTCAGCGTGACCGGGCCGACGATGCTGTCGCCCAGCGGCCGGCCAGCGCCGCCGGCATCGGTCACGAACGCCGCTTCCTTGCCATAGATGTCACCCAGGTGATGCTGGATCTGGCGACCGTGGGTGGCGTTGTACTTGCGGAAGATGCGCTCGGCCTCGGGACTGGCCAGGCGCCGCAGCACGGCCGCTTCCAGCGCGTCGATGCGGGCGGCGCGGGCGCGCCGTTCGGCTGGCGTCGGTGCCGGTACCGCCACCGGGGCGAGCGGCGCGGCGGCGGGAGTCCGTTTCGCCGGCCCTGGCGCGGGCGCCGGTACCGGGGCGGACACGGGGGCCGGCGCGGGCGCCGGCGGCGCGCTCGCGACGATGGCTGGCGGCGCCGTGACGGCCGGGCCGGGTCCGGGCAGCGGCGGCGCCTCCTGCGCCAGCGCGGGCGCCAGCGCCGCGGCGACCAGCATACGAATAATGGTTGCGGGCTTCATATCAGTACGACCTTCCTTCCTTGAGCATCTCCTTGCGGATTCCCTGCAGCAGTTCGGCCTGCGTCACGTAGGCGCGGTCCTGGCGCGTGGCGCAGATCGCCGCGTAGCGCGCCACGTTCGTCATCGAGCCGCCGGACAGCTCGTGTTCCTCGGCCAGCCGGCGCAGGTCCACGTCCGGCCCCAGGCGCGCCGGGTCGCGGAACATGCCGCGCCACAGCCGCAGGCGCTGGGTGCAATCGGGCATGCCGAAATAGATCGCGCCCTGGAACCGGCGCGCGAACGCCTGGTCGATATTGCCTTTCAGGTTGCTGGCCAGGATGACCACGCCGGGAAAGTCTTCCACCCGCTGCAGCAGATAGGCGATTTCCTGGTTGGCGTGGCGGTCGTTCGACGTATTGCCCTCGGTGCGGGTACCGAACAGCGCGTCGGCCTCGTCGAAGAACAGGATCCAGCGCCGGTCCTGGGCCTGGTCGAACACGTTGGCCAGGTTCTTTTCCGTCTCGCCGATGTATTTCGATACCAGCATCGACAGGTCGATGCGGTACACGTCGACACCCGCGGCAGCGCCGATCAGGGTGGCCGTCAGTGTCTTGCCGGTGCCGGGCGGACCATAGAACAGGCAGCGGTAGCCCGGCTTGACCGAGCGCTCCAGGCTCCAGTCGCGCAGCAGCTGGCCGGACTGGCGTATCCAGATCTCGATGCTTTCGACGTCGTGACGCGCTTCGGGCGCGAGCACCAGGTCGTCCCAGGTCAGCCGCGTCGTGATCAGTTTGGCCGGAAAATTGCTGGCGTAGTCCGGCTTGTGGCGGATGCCGGTGGTCACCCGCTGCAGGCACTCGGGCGTGACGATCAGCATGGCGCCCAGTTGCGGCTCGCCGCTGGCCGGGTATTCCAGGCGCAGCACGCGTTCGCGCATCAACGGGTGGGCGTCGTCGAACAGCGCCAGCACGGCGAAGCGCCGGGCCAGGTCGTCGCCGGCCAGCAGGAACGCGGCCGTCTCGCAGGTGGGCAGGAAGCCTTCATGGGTCTTGCCGCGCCAGCCGCCGAACTCGGTGAAGCGCTGGCCCTGCAGCTTGTTCTGCGTGAAGAACAGGTCGAGCGCTTGCGGGCGCAGGTGCGGCAGCAGCGCCAGCATCAACACCAGTCGTTCGCCAGGGCCGAGCGCCAGCTCGCGCACCAGTTGCGCGTAATCGGAGGCGTCGCCGCCGAGGTCGGGCGCGGGATCGAGCGCGAACGGCAGGCCCGGCTCGCCGAAATAGTGCGCGAAGCGCGCATGCAGTACCTGGCCGAACCAGGCGGCCTCGCGCTCCAGCGCGGCGGCATTCGTTTGCAGGATGGCGTTGTCCATGTTTTCCCCTATGTGCGCTGCCACGTCACGTGGATCGGTTGCTTCATCCACGGATAGCGGATGATCGAAAAGCTCCACGGCAGCCGGTCCATCAGCATGTCGAAGGGACCGGGAGCGACCGACAGCGACCAGTCCTCCTCGCCGCGCAGCAGTTCGCCCTGGCGCACCAGGAAGGCGTGGCGGAAGCCATCGATGGAGGTATGCCCCAGCGCGCTCCAGGTGGCGATCATCGCTTCCAGCAGGCTGGCCAGCGTGGCGCGCTCCTGTTCGGTGACCTCGATGGCCAAGGGCAGCGGCGCCTCCGCGGCCAGCCCGCACATCAGCTTATTCAGCGGCAGCTGGTATTCCGGGGCGCTGGCGACGCCCGTTACGGCGAACTGCAGCAGCAAGGCGGCGCGCTCGGCCGCCGCGGTATCGGTGAAGGCGCCGTCGGCCACCAGCCCCAGCACGCCGAACAGGCGTGGCAGGTATGGGGCCATCAACACCATGCCGGCGTTCAGCAGCGCCAGGCGTTCCCCTTCCGGCAGCGGGTCGGGCTCGCGCGCCGGCACCCCCGGCACTGCCTGCTGCGCCGGTGCCGGGTGCGGGACTGCCGCGGCCGGGCCGGGCGTGCCGGCCCGCTTGCATACCGCCGCCGCCAGGGCCTCGCGCCAGTGGCGTTGCCGGTCGGGCTCCGTGCTGCCGGGTCGTGGCGGCAGCGCGGCCAGGCCGGGGCGCAACAGGGTGACCAGGCGAGACAGCATCGTATCGGGCAGGTGCGCAGCCAGGGCGGCCCGCGCGCCCGGACCGGCGGCCAGGCCGCGCAGCGTGGCTGCCACCCACGGGCCTTGCTCGGCCAGCATGCGTTCGCGTGCCCCGCCAGTGCTGCCGGTGTCTGACGGCAGCGCCGCCTTCGATGCATGCGTTTTGGCCGCCATGGCCCCGGCGGCGTCGTGCGCCAGCGCAGCGCCTATGCTGTCGTACCCGGGTTGCCGCGCTGCGGCAGCGCCTTCGGTCGCGCCAGGGGTAGGAGCGGCGGCGGCGCCAGCACCGCCCTCTGCCGCGCCCTGGCCCCCTGCGTCCCGGGCTGGGGCGCAGTCGTGGCCGACCGCGCATCCCGGCCGGCGGCAAGGCTGCGCAGTGCGGCTGTCACCAACGCCGCGCGCTCGGCCAGGACGCGTTCGCTTCCTGCCTCGCTGGTGCCGGCACACGGCAACACCATCGTCACCGCCGCACTCCGCTCGGCCACACTGCTGCCGGCTGCGCCTTGCGCCAGCGCAGCGACGACACTGGCGTACCCGGCCTGCTGCGGCGCGCGTGCGCTTTGCGTTTCGCCTGGGCTGCCCGCTGCGTTGTCAAATTGAGTGCCTTCGGCGGCGACCTCGATCGCCTGCAGTGCGGCACGGATCAGGCGTGCGTTGCGTTCGTCGGCCGGGGCCATGCGCCATGGCGCTGGCGTTGACTCGCGCGCGACGACTGGCTGGGCGCCTGCGCCGACGGCCCCGGCGCTGGCACTTTGCTGCTTTGCGGCGCGCAGGCTGGTGGCGGGAGTGACGGGGTGCTCCCCTTCCGGGGCAGCCGGCGCCGGCGCCGGCGTGGCAGCATCGGCAAGCGCAATCGGCGCCCCGGCTTTCCCGACTGGTGCTTCGGTCAGGCTGGTAGGGGGCGCGGCAGCCACTGGCGCGTCGGTACCGAAAGCTGTCCCCGCCACGGTATCGGCACGCGGCGCGGCAAGGGCAGCGAGGGAACCGGAGACCGCCACCTGCTGCGCCGGCGCGCCGGCATTGCCGCCAGGCCGCACAGCACGCCAGCGCCGGACGGTCACTGCGCGCGCCGCCTTGCGCGCTTCCAACGCAGGCAGTGCGGCGGCGTCCGGCAAGCTGGACCGCTCGCCTGTGGGCGTCGACCAGGGCGTCGCGCCACCGTCCATCTCGTCTTCCTTGGCGAGATAGGCGGCAAGATATGCCAAGAGCGTTGCTTGTGCCGCGTGTGCGGAGGAGGACTCTGTCGCGGATCGTGCTTGGGCCGACGTCGATCGCGGCTGCTTCGCCGTGCCCGCACGTCCCACCGCCACGGGCACGGCTGGCAACGCGTACGCTTGCTCCGCATCGGCAGCGCCTTGACGCAGCGCCAAATGGGGCGGCACGTCGACACGCGACGGTTGAGACGCATCGGAGATTGTTGCCGCCCGCGATGCCTGCGCGCCTGCCGGCATCGCCCCGTCCGGTACTGCCGCCAGATCGACTGCCGCCGCTGGCGTGTCGATCCGCGCCTGGGCCTGCGCGATGGCGCTCGTCAGCAGCTCGTGGCGCTGCTGGAACTCGGCATCGCCCGCTAACGGCGCTGCGCCGTGGTGCGCGAGCGCCGTTGCCGGTCCGAGCGCCAGCGCTGCCAGGCTGTCGAGCTGGCGCGCCGGAAAGCGCGTGACCAGCCGGCGCGCCTGGCCCGGGTGGGCCAGCGCGGCTGCCAGCAACGTCCACAATGGCGCGCTCGGCGCCGCCAGCAGCGTATCCAGGCAGGCGACGTGTGGCGCGGCACCGCCAGCAGGCGGTCCACTGTCCGCCGCCGCGATCGCTGGCGCGGCAGCGCACCCGGTGCCCCACGCCGGCAGTGCCGCGGTCAGCAGCGCCTGCCAGCAGGCGCTGCGTTCATCCTCGGCCGCATCCAATGGCACCGGCAAGGCCGCCGGCGCGGCCTCGTGCCACGCCGGCTGCGCCAGCCGAACGATGCGCCACAAGCGCTGTTCCGGCACTTGTTCGACCAGCAGCGCCGCCCGCCCCGGCTCGGCCAGGACGGCGGCAAGCATTGGCATTGCCCGGGGGCCGACGCAGCCGTCAGGCTCGCGACCCAA from Pseudoduganella armeniaca includes the following:
- a CDS encoding contractile injection system tape measure protein — encoded protein: MAAKTHASKAALPSDTGSTGGARERMLAEQGPWVAATLRGLAAGPGARAALAAHLPDTMLSRLVTLLRPGLAALPPRPGSTEPDRQRHWREALAAAVCKRAGTPGPAAAVPHPAPAQQAVPGVPAREPDPLPEGERLALLNAGMVLMAPYLPRLFGVLGLVADGAFTDTAAAERAALLLQFAVTGVASAPEYQLPLNKLMCGLAAEAPLPLAIEVTEQERATLASLLEAMIATWSALGHTSIDGFRHAFLVRQGELLRGEEDWSLSVAPGPFDMLMDRLPWSFSIIRYPWMKQPIHVTWQRT
- a CDS encoding ATP-binding protein is translated as MDNAILQTNAAALEREAAWFGQVLHARFAHYFGEPGLPFALDPAPDLGGDASDYAQLVRELALGPGERLVLMLALLPHLRPQALDLFFTQNKLQGQRFTEFGGWRGKTHEGFLPTCETAAFLLAGDDLARRFAVLALFDDAHPLMRERVLRLEYPASGEPQLGAMLIVTPECLQRVTTGIRHKPDYASNFPAKLITTRLTWDDLVLAPEARHDVESIEIWIRQSGQLLRDWSLERSVKPGYRCLFYGPPGTGKTLTATLIGAAAGVDVYRIDLSMLVSKYIGETEKNLANVFDQAQDRRWILFFDEADALFGTRTEGNTSNDRHANQEIAYLLQRVEDFPGVVILASNLKGNIDQAFARRFQGAIYFGMPDCTQRLRLWRGMFRDPARLGPDVDLRRLAEEHELSGGSMTNVARYAAICATRQDRAYVTQAELLQGIRKEMLKEGRSY